One Candidatus Eisenbacteria bacterium genomic window, TTCCGCTCCAGATCGCTCCGATTCCCGGGGACCTCGCCTTGACGGGGGAAGTGCCCGCGGTGGCCCGGATCCGCGTGCGCGCCTCGGGCAAGGATCTGCTCAAGCTGCGCACGCGGCGCTTCCCTCTCAGGGTCGCCCTCGAGTCGCCCCGCGTGGGCGCGCTCCAGCGGCCGCTCTTCGGCTCCGACGTCGTGCTGCCCCACGGCGTCAAGGCCGCGCGGATCGAGGTGCTCGAGCCGGATCTGCTTCATCTTCAGATCGAGAAGAGCAGGACGCGCCAGCTTCCGATCGCGGTCCGCCTGGAGGGCGAGCTTCCCTCCGATCGCGCGATGGTCCGCCGCCCGGTTCCCGAGCCGGCGGCGGTGCGGGCGACAGGGCCGGAGTCGATCCTGGCCGCGCTCGATTCGCTCCACACGGCCCCTCTCTCCGTCGAGGGTTGGCGCGGCGACACCGAGAAGGATGTCCGGCTCGCGCCGCCGAGCGGGATTTCCGTGGAACCCGGTTCCATCCGACTCCTGATCGAGATCGAGGAGCGGGAGGAACGGATGGTCGGCCCGCTGGGGATCAGGATCGATGCGATTGCCCCGGCCAGAGCGGCCTCCATCGATCCCGAGTCGGTCATGGTCTTCTTGAGCGGGGCCGTCTCCGTCGTGAAACAGGTCGACCCGCATGCCCTCGATGTCGTTGCCAGGGTGCGGCGCCCGGTTCCCCACGCGCAGAAGGTTCCACTGGCCGCCGCCCTCTCCCGCCAGGCCTCCCCCGTCCTCATGCGGATCCGGTGCAGGCCCGACAGCGCCGTCGTCGTCCTTCAGAGATAGGGGGAGGGGAGAGGCCGCGGCGGACTCCGGCCGGGCAAACCACGAATCAGATGCAGGTTACTGATTGGGGGCGCGCTTTTTCGCCTTGACACCCCTGGGGGCCGTTGCTAGCTTGCAGTCGCTTGCAGTTCAGCAACTCCGCATGTTCGTTGAGCTTATCTGCGCGAATGGCCTGCGGGCGAAGGAAGGGAAGATCCTTAGGAGGGATGCAGATGACAAAGGCTGACCTCGTCGACGAGATCGCCGATCGCACCGGTCTTACGAAGAAGGATGTGGCGGAGACGGTGGACGAGTTCCTCGAGGCCGTCTCGCGCGCCCTCGTCCAGGGCAAGCACATCGAGATCAGAGGATTCGGCACCTTCAAGGTGAAGGATCGCCGTCCTCGGATCGCCCGCAATCCGCGAACGGGCGCGCAAGTCCAGGTGCCCCCGCGAAAGGTGCCGGTCTTCAAGGTCTCCAAGGAGCTGAAGGACAAGGTCGCCGGCCCGTCCCAGTAGTCCCGTGGGTCGCGAGAGGGCTGGGGGCGGCAGCGGCCCAACCAGCCTGAAGAGGGACCCGGGACACGGTGCCGGCCCGGGCACGCTTTTTCTCATCGCCACGCCTATCGGCAATCTGGAGGACATCACCCTTCGGGCCCTGCGCGTTCTCCAGGAAGTGGACTGGATCGCCGCCGAGGACACGCGGCGCACAGCGATCCTCCTGCGCCGCCACGGCATCGACTGCCGCCTCTTCTCCCATCACGCGCACTCCGAGCATCGAAGCGCGCCGGGGCTCGTCTCGAGACTCATGGCGGGAGAGAGCGGCGCCCTCGTCACCGACGCCGGGACGCCGGCGATCTCCGATCCCGGCTTCCATCTCGCCCGCGCGGCCAGGCGGGCGGGGATCCGCGTCGAGGTGATTCCTGGGCCCTCGGCGATCCTCGCAGCCCTTCTTGCGAGCGGGCTTCCCGCCGACCGCTTCGCGTTCTGGGGATATCCTCCCCCGCGGGAGGGGGCGCGGAGGCGGTTCATCGAGTCCGCCATGAGCCAGGGCTGCACGATCGTTGTCTTCGAGGCGCCCCATCGCGTTCTACGATGCATGGAGGCGATCGCCGCGATCGATCCGGAAAGGGAGGTCGCGATCTGCCGCGAGATGACAAAGAAGTTCGAGCAGATCGATCGGGGCGCCGCGCGCGATCTCCTTGAACGCGCGGGCAGAGGCCCTCAGCGAGGGGAGTTCACTCTCGTGATCGCCGCCGGACGGACGAAGGGCGGCACAACCGCGGCGGACGCGGACGCCGGATCGGGCGGCGATGCGGGATCGTCCACGCCAGACGCGGAGCGGAGGAGATAGGATGGGCGGCTCCATCAAGAGCAGCGTGCGCGCGATGGCGGCCCCCCTCGGAGCCGTCCTGGCGAGAGCCGGCGTGTCGGCCAACGGCGTCACCCTCGCGGGGCTCGTCCTGGCCGGCATCACCGGCGCGATGCTGGCCGGCGGCCGATGGGGATTGGGCCTGCTCTTCTTCCTCGCGAGCTCCCTCTGCGACCTCCTCGACGGGGCCGTCGCGCGCGCCCGCGGCGCGAGCGGCTCCCCGCTGGGCGCGGCCCTCGACTCGACGGCCGATCGGTACGGCGAGGCGCTCGTCCTGGGCGGCGTCCTGATCGACGCGCATCTCCGGAGCGGGGCGGGGGAGATCTACACTTGGATCTGGGTCCTTGCGCTGACGGGATCGTTCCTGACGTCCTATGTCCGCGCGCGCGCGGAGGGGCTCGGCCTTCGATGCGAGGTCGGACTGATGGAGCGGCCCGCGCGTCTCGCCCTGATCGGGATCCTCTGTCTCATCGGTCCGCGGGCCGGCATCTGGACGCTCACCCTGCTCGCCCTGGGAGGCCACATCACTTTCGTTCAGAGGCTGCTGCACGTGCGCCGCGAGTCGATGCGGCCGGCCCGCGATCGGGAGGGACATTGAAGGCGTCGCGGCGCTCCGCGAATCTCCCCCGCTTGAGGAATCTCCCCGGGCTCTTTCTTACATTCGAGGGAATCGAGGGATCGGGGAAGTCGACGCAGGTCGAGATGCTCGCCGCGAGGCTCCTCGCGGACGGATGGACCGTGCGCGTCGTGCGCGAGCCCGGCGGGACCGCCCTTGGAGAGGATCTCAGGCGCACGCTTCTTGCGCAGGCGGAGGAGCCGATCGATTCGAGGGCGGAGCTGCTCCTCTATCTGGCCTCGCGCGCCCAGCTCGTGGAGCGGATCGCCATCCCGGCCTTGCGGAGTGGGGCTCTCGTCCTTGCGGATCGTTTCGGCGACGCCTCGGTCGCCTATCAGGGCGCGGGGAGGGGACTCGGCGAGGCGCGCGTGCGCTCGCTCGTCCGCTTCGCGACCGGCGGCCTGGTTCCGGACCGCACCTACCTGCTCGACCTTCCGCCCGAGGAGGGCCTGCCGCGAGCGCGCGCCCGGGGCGCTCTCGATCGCCTCGAGGGCGAGGACATCCGGTTCCACAGGGCTGTTCGCCGCTCCTACCGGGGGATCGCCTCCCGCGAGCCCTCCCGCGTTCTCCTGCTCGACGGCAGGGTCCCCGCGGACCGGATCGCCGAGCGGATTCTTCGCGACGCCCGCTCTCTCCTTCCTTTTCTCCGCCGATCCGATCTGTGATCCTGAAGAGGGAAGGACTCCGTCCGCCGGCTGCGCTCGATTGGACTTGACTGGATCCGACCCTCGCGGGAGGTGCCCCCATGCGTGCCTATCTGGATCTCTGGACCGGCCTGTCAGGCGACATGATGGTCGGCGCCCTCTTGGACGCGGGCTGGAGCGAGGAGCAGATGCGCTCGACCTTCTCCTCCCTCGGCCTCCCCGAGGCGAGGATCGAGGTCGAGGCCCGTTCCCAGCGGGGGATCCGGGGCCTCGGGATCCGCGTGGAGACTGCGGATGAGCCGCCCGAGCGCTCCTTCGCCGACATACGCCGGATCATCGGCACCTCGCGTCTCGATGCCGGGGTGCGCGAGCGCAGCCTGCGGCTCCTGCATCGCCTGGCGGTCGTGGAGGGGCGGATCCACGGCGTGGACCCCGAGGAGGTCCACTTCCATGAGCTCGGCGGCGTCGACTCGATCGCCGACATCGTCCTTTCTGTCGCGGGTCTGGAAGGGCTCGGCATCGAGCATCTGGCCTGTGGGAGCGTCCCTCTGAGCCGCGGGGAAGTCTCGACCGACCACGGCCTGCTCCCCGTCCCCGCCCCCGCGACGCTGGCGCTCCTCGAGGGGCTGCCGGTCCGGTGGCTGCCGATCGAGGGAGAGTGGCTCACCCCCACCGGGGCGCTTCTCCTCTCCGGGTTGGTCAATTCGTTCGGTCCGCCCGCCGACATGGTCCTGCGCCGGATCGGGATCGGCGCGGGCACGAGGCGATCGGAGGATCGCGCGAACATCGTCCGCATCCTGGTGGGCGATCCCGCCGAGCCGTCCCTGGGAGGAGAGGGGGGAGCCTGCGGCGAGGAGCGACTGGGCTGGGTCTCGATCCTCGAGACGAATCTTGACGATCAGGATCCTCGCCAGGTCGAGGAGGTCGCCCGGCGGCTCGAGGAGGCGGGGGCCCTCGATGTCCTCAGGATCAGCGCCCTCATGAAGAAGGGGCGAGCGGGGACCCTGCTGACGGTCCTGTGCGATCCGTCGAAGGAGGCTGAGCTGGGAGACCTGCTTCTGACACAGAGCACGACGCTGGGGATCAGAATCCGCAGGGAGCCCAGGAGGGAGCTCCAACGGTGGATATCGGTGGTCGAGACGGAGTACGGGAGCGTCCGCCTCAAGTGGAGCCGGCCCGGAGGGCGTCCGCGAGCGGTGGCGGAGTTCGAGGATCTCCGCGCGAGGGCCCGCGCCGCGAACGTGCCGGTCTGGGTCGTCGAGCGGGCCGCCCTCGGGGCCGCGCAGGCCGCCCCTCCGTTTCCGGATGCCCCCCAACTGTTTTCCGACTGAGCAGTTGACACCCCGCGCGTCCGTTCCTATACTGTTGGCAGGCTGACCTACCAGACTGGGCTTTGAGGACATCGCGGAACTGGCTTCTGAGGCGAGAAGGGTCCCCCATCCGATTGCTTGCGGAGTTCGGCTGTCTGAGGCCGGCTCCCGGGAGATGTATAGCTAAATCGCTCACGGCGGGACTGTTCGCGTGTTCCGCCCGGCAAGGGTTCGAGGCTGTTGAGTCTGTCGCGCTTGCCCTGGTTGGGAGGGCCGGTGCAGACGAGCGAGGGAGGTGATGCGGATCCCAACTGCCGCGCCCGGGGATGCGCGGCGGCTCGAGCCGTCCATGCGAGAGAGCGGCGGCGGCGAGATCTCGATCCCCCGATCCGTACGGATAGTCACTTGGATTGGTCGCCGCGAGGGACCGGCAACAAGGGCTGCAGCATGGAGCCGGAAGTCCCCCCGGAGGACCCAAAAGAGAGACGGAGGCTCGTTATCATGAGGATGACTCTTCCCATCCTGATCGGGCTCTTGATTGTGACGGCGGCCGTCGCGGTCGCCGACAACCCGGGTCAGCAGGCTCTGAAGTATGAGCTGGGACTGATGCCTGGGCAGCTTCACAACGATCTCATGATCAGGGACAATGCAGGAATGAGGGCCGACACCACCTGGTGGGGCGGCCACACATGGATCTCCGGGGAGTACTACGCGTCTCCCTACCTGAACGCCAGGGTGGACGCGGTCTACAGCTTCGATCGCGGCACCGGGCCGAACAACCCGCCCGCCCCCTACATCCACAACGGCCAGGGATGGAAGGCCGTCGACCTGACGGCCAACTCGGTCCAGTACTGGCGGGTGATCGACGAGAACTTGGACCTTGGCGAGGGCGTGGTCGCGCCGCTCGTCGCCGGCGTCTACTCCCTCTGGTTCGGCGTGAACCAGCCTGAGGCCGATCAGCTCTGCTGGCAGTGCGGCGCGGGCTACGGCAACGACTACTGCCAGAGGGTGACCTCGCCGAACATCGCCTACAACGGCACGGCCAACATCAGCCTCGAGATGCTCTACTGGAACGACAACGAGGAGTGCTACGACGGGACGACGATCTACCTGAAGCGCGCCGACAGCGTCGAGCTCTCGATGAACCAGCACACGGGCGGCTGCCCCGCGAACCCGGGCTGGGAGACGCAGGGCAAGGGATTCACCGGCCGGATCGGCGTCGACACGCTGACCTGGACCGTCGTTCCCGAGCTGTGGGTCAGCCCCTCCTACGGCACCGCGGAGATCGGCGCGGCCCAGAACATCAACTTCATCATCGAGTTCATCTCTGACGGCGGTCTGTCCAACGAGGACTGCCGCGGCGACTTCCTCCTCGGTGGCTTCGCCTGCGACAATATCGAGTACAAGGTCAACGGCGCCGTGAGCCAGTCGTGGAACTTCGAGGACAACACCTTGCAGGGCTGGACCCGCGGATTCTGCCTCCCGGTCGGCGCCTACGGCGGCATCTGGGACTTGAGCCTCTTCGAGATCCTCGATCCGTGCGCCTGCAGGCTCGAGAACAACATCCTCGCTCTTGCCGTCGAGGAGCAGGGGGAGTGGGTCCACCCCTACGGCCAGCATGTGAACCTGATGGGGCCGATCTGCAACTTCGCCAACACCGATCTCAAGACGATCTTCATGGAGTTCGACATGTACGCGGAGATGCCTCGCGAGAACGGAGTCCTGATCCGTCCGTGCTGGCAGTACTACCCGTACCTGTGCGAGATCACCCAGACGATCCAGTGGTCTCCGATCGTCGGGCAGGACGCCTTCAACTACTTCGGAACCGACCCGGTCTGCTCGACCTGGCGCTACGGCGCGACGACGGTCAACAGCGGAGTCCCTGTTCCGAACAGCGCGGAGCAGGTCATTCCGATCATCGAGCTTCTGGGCAACTGCGACACCTTCGCCATCACGAACTGCAGCGGCGTCACCAACTACACGCCTCTGTTCGACAACATCGTTGTCGGCGTGACGGGTGCAGCGAACGCTCCGTCCATCTCTTCCGACAACGGAACGCTCTTCCAGGACATCGGCAGCATGCCGTCGATCAACTTCGACGTGCGCGCCCCCGGCCCTGCGAACGTGACCGTCGACAAGTGGATGGACAACCAGGCCAAGAGAGACAAGCTCGGAGACTCGCTCTTGATCATCGGCCCGGATCCGGGAACCGACGTCAACAAGCGGTGGAACGCGAAGCTCTGGTGGCGTGTCGCCCGCAGGGGCGCCTTCCAGTCGGATTTCGCCGGCGGCTCGCAGACGGCCTACAAGACCTGGAAGGACAGGGTCGCGGACGGCAAGTTGATCGACCGGCCATACCGTCCGGAGTTCACCTGGGGCCAGATGGACTCGAACCAGGTGGGTGTCATCCCGCAGAAGAACCGGCTCATCTCCCACTTCCGCGAGGACGACGACGACTACGTCGCGCCCGAGTCGAACCCGCTGAACGAGATGCTGCTCGATGACATCTTCTACCCGGGCACCCAGATCCAGTACTTCATCACGGCCAGCTACAACAACTTCCCGAATGAGAGGTACTTCTATCCGGATACGCTGGGCGGCAACTACTTCGAGTTCGAGATCCTCCCTGGTGTGCGCACGGCCAACGTGCCCAACTGCGGCGGCTCGGGCTTCAACTTCTGCGCCTTCCATCCGGCGACGCTCTACATCGACTTCTTCAACCGCGGCAGCCAGTTCTTCATCGAGAACGCCTTGGCCACCCTGCTCAACGACAAGGCTCCGTGCCTGATCGAGGACGGGTGCCCGATTCCCCCCGATCGGAACTGGGACCGCTACGACTACTCCGATGGATCGTCGAACTGGAACGCCCCGTTCGCTCGCGGCCTTGTGGCCGGCAGCACCAACGGGATGACGCTGAACCAGATCCTGGGTTACAGGACGATCATCGGCAACACGGGGACCTACAGCGAGGGAGCCACGCAGGAAGAGGACTATCTCCTCTTCGATCAGTGGCTGACGGAGCCGAACTGCGGCGCGAATCAGAACTCGCAGCTCTTCGTCTACAACGGAGACAAGTGCGGCGAGATCCTGATGGCGCTGCCGACCTTCGGCGTGCCGTTCCTCAACAACACGCTCGGCGCCCAGCTGCTCTGCGACGCGTTCAACGGCTACACGACCGACCCGGAGTGCGCGCCCGAGGACAACTCCTACTGCTTGCAGCTGCTTCCGGTCGGTGGCGGGCCGTTCGGCACGATCGTGGCTGTCGACGCCTATGGCAGCTACTGCCCGAACCTGTAC contains:
- a CDS encoding YbbR-like domain-containing protein gives rise to the protein MRVSCGGPCRGSMMARRKRSLFHNAGIKLLALIMALAVYIHVFSAQDREMVLRVPLQIAPIPGDLALTGEVPAVARIRVRASGKDLLKLRTRRFPLRVALESPRVGALQRPLFGSDVVLPHGVKAARIEVLEPDLLHLQIEKSRTRQLPIAVRLEGELPSDRAMVRRPVPEPAAVRATGPESILAALDSLHTAPLSVEGWRGDTEKDVRLAPPSGISVEPGSIRLLIEIEEREERMVGPLGIRIDAIAPARAASIDPESVMVFLSGAVSVVKQVDPHALDVVARVRRPVPHAQKVPLAAALSRQASPVLMRIRCRPDSAVVVLQR
- a CDS encoding integration host factor subunit beta codes for the protein MTKADLVDEIADRTGLTKKDVAETVDEFLEAVSRALVQGKHIEIRGFGTFKVKDRRPRIARNPRTGAQVQVPPRKVPVFKVSKELKDKVAGPSQ
- the rsmI gene encoding 16S rRNA (cytidine(1402)-2'-O)-methyltransferase, encoding MKRDPGHGAGPGTLFLIATPIGNLEDITLRALRVLQEVDWIAAEDTRRTAILLRRHGIDCRLFSHHAHSEHRSAPGLVSRLMAGESGALVTDAGTPAISDPGFHLARAARRAGIRVEVIPGPSAILAALLASGLPADRFAFWGYPPPREGARRRFIESAMSQGCTIVVFEAPHRVLRCMEAIAAIDPEREVAICREMTKKFEQIDRGAARDLLERAGRGPQRGEFTLVIAAGRTKGGTTAADADAGSGGDAGSSTPDAERRR
- a CDS encoding CDP-alcohol phosphatidyltransferase family protein, producing MRDRPRQTRSGGDRMGGSIKSSVRAMAAPLGAVLARAGVSANGVTLAGLVLAGITGAMLAGGRWGLGLLFFLASSLCDLLDGAVARARGASGSPLGAALDSTADRYGEALVLGGVLIDAHLRSGAGEIYTWIWVLALTGSFLTSYVRARAEGLGLRCEVGLMERPARLALIGILCLIGPRAGIWTLTLLALGGHITFVQRLLHVRRESMRPARDREGH
- the tmk gene encoding dTMP kinase, whose amino-acid sequence is MRGRTDGAARASRPDRDPLSHRSAGRHLDAHPARPGRPHHFRSEAAARAPRVDAAGPRSGGTLKASRRSANLPRLRNLPGLFLTFEGIEGSGKSTQVEMLAARLLADGWTVRVVREPGGTALGEDLRRTLLAQAEEPIDSRAELLLYLASRAQLVERIAIPALRSGALVLADRFGDASVAYQGAGRGLGEARVRSLVRFATGGLVPDRTYLLDLPPEEGLPRARARGALDRLEGEDIRFHRAVRRSYRGIASREPSRVLLLDGRVPADRIAERILRDARSLLPFLRRSDL
- the larC gene encoding nickel pincer cofactor biosynthesis protein LarC, whose product is MRAYLDLWTGLSGDMMVGALLDAGWSEEQMRSTFSSLGLPEARIEVEARSQRGIRGLGIRVETADEPPERSFADIRRIIGTSRLDAGVRERSLRLLHRLAVVEGRIHGVDPEEVHFHELGGVDSIADIVLSVAGLEGLGIEHLACGSVPLSRGEVSTDHGLLPVPAPATLALLEGLPVRWLPIEGEWLTPTGALLLSGLVNSFGPPADMVLRRIGIGAGTRRSEDRANIVRILVGDPAEPSLGGEGGACGEERLGWVSILETNLDDQDPRQVEEVARRLEEAGALDVLRISALMKKGRAGTLLTVLCDPSKEAELGDLLLTQSTTLGIRIRREPRRELQRWISVVETEYGSVRLKWSRPGGRPRAVAEFEDLRARARAANVPVWVVERAALGAAQAAPPFPDAPQLFSD